From a region of the Daphnia pulicaria isolate SC F1-1A chromosome 1, SC_F0-13Bv2, whole genome shotgun sequence genome:
- the LOC124314163 gene encoding adhesion G protein-coupled receptor L3-like, producing MALLSRSRSWWFSSSSSTSSSSILLFVWTLIVSFCLAAQARAPAGDQRKYRTAYACEGSMLTLSCSENNEVINLLRANYGRFSITICNEHGDTDWSVNCMSHRSLRALHSKCNQQTNCSILASTNVFGDPCPGTLKYLEAHYQCVPATPTSSTARPRPPWFSSVGPSIWNTLGLQNASISTTTTTPNPAATSTLAEQVDSVANHSTASVSSASTTAGISEHSNGTSTTATSSSTTAKSLTTTTTTTTPLPNLLVELTEVTVLVPDFPGRRPQSSSSSSTPLPPSTSTFVSVGLDDQDQDLIGLDDMVVDQDPIQDQNGDLLTTPGSSTTAASSSRPKGSSSSLDTNGGHKSLRPPGGVDHTLYCQPAVTRGLYWNWTRSGDHVVQPCPGGATGYARWFCSSASGSINGSPAAWYPSSPDLSECKSVWLTSLDSRIGEGDSIISIANDLAQVTHSKTLYGGDMMAAARLLRQMAIKMAADLQAFPDWRQREAIVTELVQSVVRAGSSLLGSAQSLAWRDLGLTTPPAAIPAPATYSATSGDADESSPSSGSAGSADPHYYATQQRDQHARTTATALLTGLEENAFLLANTISRQKSVFQSFDNILMSVRVLDMRNINELSFPSAEELQVWKSKEDWITLPAEALLENSDNGLVRVVLFAYEHMEDILSPASMNHQQQHHHSSQQHRDQPAVTGGSVSSPNRQQIQQQQQQQQQQFGHFVENATRIVNSRVISASLGKGRHIQLPQPVTIRFQHLRQDNVSNPTCVFWDYTVSGWSDEGCRVLATNRTHTQCRCDHLTNFAVLMDLHSTPLTSLHQRALATITYIGCGVSIVCLALAVAIFTLCHRQLKSDRNTIHKNLCLCLLLAEIVFLSGINATHDRIVCGLVAGLLHFFFLCAFMWMLLEGFQLYVMLLEVFESEKSRVKWYYLCGYGVPVLIVAVSSIVDPFSYGTPDFCWLRADNYFIFSFVGPVILILAANFIFLGLAIWVMYRHQTTSAVMKSKEQSRLTNAKVWIRGSFILVFLLGLTWTFGLLYLSESTVAMAYVFTILNSFQGFFIFFLHCFQDEQVRKDVYKALHRHGCLPTSCLSGAGGSSSSASASGTSPSAGGKDNQTIFYGSSGATSAGATLTAGDALTTATYMPQPWRGPTDVTLVTPQISNNNSSMRLNNTKNSQLRSSARTLKQQPIINSPHELENGSYKSYGRDSGNGSSEQDDSSPRQQQLRAQQPLVQQQVQQQQQQQLLQQQQQQQQQQQQQQQQQANGSMNRPRGNNYPHPVPNPALAEGAAMDAQLIAQFRDNTRTSPLRLGHHHQQHLRGSNKRSRSASPWNHTYMEIDLRRPGGARKTLTEETEEEENGMVSDPVYEEIERNAGCGGGDLCPCSNNQQHQLQRGPAVLHYQQASDLSDEDRRQNSSDVSRQSSRSYGDSRPLIPLQQHQHHHNHGHHHHQLSSQSQPGGGTHDLLTTISCAFNSPHLRTKHRHPSLTQFDIAAQHSHPPPIHMGFEGAPHFDADRYSQRPPPPHSNGGPLYPYEQETGLTALSLMNGERIFVASGAVLEQQRSPAIQQRPTIPFTEC from the exons gtGACCAGCGAAAGTACCGGACGGCGTACGCGTGCGAGGGGTCCATGTTGACGCTGTCGTGCAGCGAAAACAACGAAGTGATCAACCTCCTGCGCGCCAACTACGGCCGCTTCTCCATCACCATCTGCAACGAGCACGGAGACACGGACTGGTCCGTCAACTGCATGTCGCATCGCTCCCTTCGCGCCCTCCACTCAAA ATGCAATCAGCAGACTAATTGCAGCATTCTGGCCAGCACCAACGTCTTTGGAGATCCGTGCCCAGGCACGCTCAAGTACCTCGAAGCCCACTATCAATGCGTTCCag CGACGCCCACGTCGTCGACGGCCAGGCCCAGACCTCCTTGGTTCTCGTCGGTCGGCCCGTCCATTTGGAACACGCTGGGACTGCAGAACGCGTCGATTTCCACCACGACGACCACGCCCAATCCGGCCGCGACGTCGACGCTGGCCGAACAAGTCGACAGCGTCGCCAACCACTCGACCGCGTCCGTTTCGTCTGCTTCGACGACGGCCGGCATTTCTGAACATTCAAACGGAACGTCGACAACGGCGACGTCCAGCTCGACGACGGCCAAATCTttgacgacgacaacgacgacgacgacgcctcTGCCCAATTTGCTGGTGGAGTTGACGGAAGTGACGGTGCTGGTCCCGGATTTCCCTGGACGTCGCCCCCAATCCTCTTCGTCGTCTTCCACTCCGCTGCCGCCCAGCACGTCAACTTTCGTCTCGGTCGGCCTCGACGACCAGGATCAGGATCTCATTGGATTGGACGACATGGTCGTCGACCAGGACCCCATCCAGGATCAAAATGGCGATCTGCTCACCACGCCCGGCTCCAGCACCACCG cTGCCAGTAGTTCGAGACCGAAGGGCTCCTCCTCTTCGCTGGACACTAACGGCGGGCACAAATCACTGCGGCCACCTGGCGGCGTTGATCACACCCTCTACTGCCAGCCGGCCGTCACCCGCGGACTCTACTGGAACTGGACCCGCAGCGGCGACCATGTGGTGCAGCCGTGCCCAGGAGGTGCCACGGGTTACGCCAGGTGGTTCTGCTCCTCAGCGTCGGGTTCCATCAATGGATCACCTGCCGCCTGGTACCCGTCGTCGCCGGACCTGAGCGAATGCAAGTCCGTCTGGTTGACGTCGCTCGACTCGCGCATCGGCGAGGGCGACTCGATCAtttccatcgccaacgacctGGCCCAGGTGACGCACTCCAAGACCCTCTACGGCGGAGACATGATGGCCGCCGCCCGGCTCCTCCGTCAAATGGCTATCAAGATGGCGGCCGACCTGCAGGCCTTTCCCGACTGGCGTCAGCGTGAGGCCATCGTCACGGAATTGGTTCAGAGCGTCGTCCGGGCCGGTTCCAGCTTGCTGGGCTCTGCTCAGTCACTGGCTTGGAGAGATCTGGGTCTGACGACGCCTCCGGCTGCCATTCCGGCTCCGGCCACTTATTCCGCCACTTCCGGCGATGCGGATGAATCGTCCCCGTCGTCTGGTTCGGCTGGTTCGGCTGATCCGCATTACTACGCCACTCAGCAAAGGGATCAGCACGCCCGGACGACTGCGACGGCCCTGCTGACTGGGCTGGAGGAGAACGCCTTCCTGCTGGCCAACACCATCTCGCGGCAGAAATCGGTTTTCCAGTCGTTTGACAACATCCTCATGTCGGTCAGGGTCCTGGACATGCGCAACATCAACGAACTGTCGTTCCCATCGGCCGAGGAGCTCCAGGTCTGGAAGTCGAAGGAGGACTGGATCACCCTGCCGGCCGAGGCCCTGCTGGAGAACAGTGACAATGGACTGGTGCGCGTCGTTCTCTTCGCCTACGAGCACATGGAGGACATTCTCAGCCCGGCCAGCATGAatcaccaacagcagcatcaTCATTCGTCGCAGCAGCACCGCGACCAGCCGGCCGTGACGGGCGGTTCCGTTTCGTCTCCCAACCGACAGCagatccaacaacaacaacaacaacaacagcagcagtttgGCCACTTCGTTGAGAATGCCACTCGCATCGTCAACTCTCGGGTGATTTCCGCCTCGCTGGGCAAGGGCCGTCACATCCAGCTGCCTCAGCCGGTGACGATCCGCTTCCAGCATCTGAGACAGGACAACGTGTCGAACCCGACGTGCGTCTTTTGGGACTACACGGTCAGCGGATGGTCGGACGAAGGCTGCCGAGTGCTGGCCACCAACCGGACTCACACGCAGTGCCGCTGCGATCACCTGACCAATTTCGCCGTCCTGATGGACCTGCACTCGACTCCGCTGACTTCGCTGCACCAACGGGCCCTGGCCACCATCACCTACATTGGCTGCGGCGTGTCGATCGTCTGCCTGGCCCTGGCCGTCGCCATCTTCACCCTGTGCCACCGCCAGTTGAAATCGGACCGCAACACGATCCACAAGAACCTCTGCCTCTGCCTGCTGCTGGCCGAGATCGTTTTTCTGTCCGGCATCAACGCCACACACGACCGGATCGTCTGCGGCCTGGTGGCCGGCCTGctccactttttctttctctgcgCCTTCATGTGGATGCTGCTGGAAGGCTTCCAGCTCTACGTCATGCTGCTGGAAGTGTTCGAGTCTGAAAAGTCGCGCGTCAAGTGGTACTACCTGTGCGGCTACGGCGTGCCCGTCCTGATCGTGGCCGTCTCGTCCATCGTCGACCCCTTCAGCTACGGCACTCCCGACTTTTGTTGGCTCAGAGCCGACAATTACTTCATCTTTAGCTTTGTCGGCCCCGTCATTCTCATCCTAGCC GCCAATTTCATCTTTTTGGGACTGGCCATTTGGGTCATGTATCGCCACCAGACCACGTCGGCTGTCATGAAGAGTAAAGAGCAATCGCGTTTGACTAATGCCAA GGTCTGGATTCGTGGCTCGTTCATCTTGGTGTTCCTCTTGGGCTTGACGTGGACGTTTGGTCTGCTCTACTTGAGCGAGTCGACGGTGGCCATGGCCTACGTTTTCACGATCCTCAACAGCTTCCAgggcttcttcatcttcttcttgcacTGCTTCCAAGACGAGCAGGTGCGCAAGGACGTCTACAAGGCCCTACACCGACACGGATGTCTGCCCACCAGCTGCCTGTCGGGTGCTGGcggctcgtcgtcgtcggccagCGCGTCGGGCACGTCGCCCAGCGCCGGAGGCAAAGACAATCAAACCATTTTCTACGGGTCGTCGGGTGCCACTTCGGCCGGCGCCACTCTGACTGCCGGCGACGCTCTCACCACAGCCACC TACATGCCACAACCGTGGAGGGGACCAACCGACGTGACTTTGGTCACGCCCCagatcagcaacaacaacagcagcatgcGGCTCAACAACACTAAAAACAGCCAATTGCGATCCAGCGCCCGCACCCTGAAGCAGCAGCCCATCATTAACTCGCCCCACGAACTTGag AATGGCTCGTACAAGTCTTATGGACGTGATTCCGGAAATGGAAGCTCCGAGCAAGACGACTCTTCGCCCCGTCAGCAGCAACTTCGCGCCCAGCAGCCGTTGGTCCAGCAGcaagtccagcagcagcagcaacaacaattgctccagcaacaacaacagcagcagcagcaacaacaacagcaacaacaacaacaggccaACGGAAGTATGAACCGACCGCGAGGCAACAACTACCCTCATCCAGTTCCCAATCCAGCCCTGGCTGAAGGCGCCGCCATGGACGCCCAGCTGATCGCCCAGTTCCGCGACAACACCCGGACGTCTCCACTGCGACtgggccaccaccaccagcagcacctGAGGGGCTCCAACAAGCGCAGCCGCTCGGCCTCGCCCTGGAACCACACTTACATGGAGATTGACCTGAGACGGCCCGGAGGAGCCCGCAAAACGCTGACGGAAGAGACGGAAGAGGAGGAAAACGGAATGGTGTCCGATCCGGTTTACGAGGAAATCGAGCGCAACGCCGGATGCGGCGGTGGCGACCTCTGCCCCTGCAGCAACAACCAACAGCACCAGCTGCAGCGCGGGCCGGCCGTCTTGCACTACCAGCAGGCGTCCGATTTGAGCGACGAGGACCGTCGCCAGAACAGCAGTGACGTCAGCCGCCAGTCGTCGCGCTCTTACGGCGACAGCCGGCCGTTGATTCCGCTccagcagcaccagcaccaccacaaccacggccaccaccaccaccagctgaGCAGCCAGAGCCAGCCGGGCGGTGGTACCCACGACCTCCTGACGACCATCAGCTGCGCCTTCAACTCGCCGCACCTGAGGACCAAGCACAGGCATCCGAGCCTGACCCAGTTTGACATTGCCGCTCAACATTCGCATCCGCCGCCCATCCACATGGGCTTTGAGGGAGCTCCGCACTTTGACGCCGACCGCTACAGCCAGCGCCCGCCACCTCCTCACTCGAACGGCGGCCCTCTGTACCCGTACGAGCAGGAGACTGGACTGACGGCCCTCAGTTTGATGAACGGCGAGCGCATTTTCGTGGCCAGCGGGGCCGTCCTGGAACAGCAGCGCAGTCCCGCCATCCAGCAGAGGCCGACCATTCCTTTCACCGAGTGCTGA
- the LOC124315182 gene encoding uncharacterized protein LOC124315182 — protein MERFLVGFLFVLATNSLVAALSLEDKWQELETKLNAKVIHFEEKVTHLETQIEQINKLRQDLTLTVVQLEAKNVQLETKVQEQEKILTFLLQTTELPISADVSKLFLNNRQTAIRSTGKMSEIPRTCRELRAADPTLPSGMYWIDPDGDGEGGDESISVYCDMTSGSTSILHDSESAIDVGHCSDPGCYSRSISYNASIRQMKALAELSGECHQSIKYDCYYTPFELNSIAYAWWNDRDGNARYFWAGNNTDGDHTCQCGIDGNCVDSVVKCNCDTISPIQLFDDGVITDKNVLPVNRLNFGRTLLETSSGIHTLGRFVCSGTSIAGLPTSCEDLWQIGHRLNGFYSVMGTKMMESVYCDFTKLPDDAGFQKWIGYTDVKSAPVYFYVQRNSSFTTIGKIPFHSAQVNEGNAMDLNSGNFTAPRRGIYFFSFTGVLSCSSSSTSCYFQVGLYLNNFRVSSAVVSYNQSPLSLQSTMNLIKGDQVWVQIEYMTSGASLYDYGTSQYPPYPWTLYTHYTHFTGFMLEEEIVASI, from the exons ATGGAACGTTTTTTGGTCGGATTTTTATTCGTTCTGGCGACTAATTCTTTGGTCGCCGCTCTTTCGTTGGAAGACAAATGGCAAGAATTGGAAACTAAACTGAACGCCAAAGTGattcattttgaagaaaaGGTGACACATCTGGAGACTCAAATCGAACAAATT AATAAACTAAGACAAGATTTGACACTGACAGTGGTACAACTAGAAGCCAAAAATGTTCAACTGGAAACTAAAGTCCAAGAGCAAGAAAAGATTTTAACTTTCCTGTTGCAAACGACTGAACTTCCAATTTCAGCAGATGTTTCGAAATTGTTTCTAAATAATCGACAAACTGCGATTCGATCAACTGGAAAAATGAGCGAAATACCTAGGACATGTCGAGAACTCCGAGCAGCTGATCCGACACTTCCATCCGGAATGTACTGGATCGATCCGGACGGGGATGGAGAAGGAGGAGATGAATCAATTTCAGTTTACTGCGACATGACATCGG gATCCACTTCAATTCTACATGACAGTGAATCTGCCATCGACGTGGGTCACTGCTCCGATCCTGGATGTTATTCACGATCCATCAGTTACAACGCGTCCATCAGACAAATGAAAGCCTTGGCCGAACTATCAGGCGAATGCCATCAGTCAATTAAA TACGATTGCTACTACACCCCGTTTGAGTTAAATAGCATCGCCTATGCCTGGTGGAACGACAGGGACGGAAATGCGCGATATTTCTGGGCCGGAAATAACACGGACGGAGATCACACTTGCCAGTGCGGAATCGATGGAAATTGCGTCGATTCTGTGGTGAAATGTAACTGCGACACCATTTCAccaattcaattatttgatGACG GTGTTATCACGGACAAAAATGTTCTGCCCGTCAATCGTCTGAATTTTGGTCGAACTCTACTGGAAACTTCGTCTGGTATCCACACGTTGGGACGGTTCGTGTGCAGTGGAACTTCTATCGCCGGACTGCCCACGTCGTGTGAGGATCTTTGGCAGATTGGTCACAGGTTGAATGGATTTTACTCAGTCATGGGAACTAAAATGATGGAATCTGTTTACTGCGATTTCACTAAACTTCCTGATGATGCGG GATTTCAGAAATGGATCGGCTACACTGACGTCAAATCAGCGCCCGTCTATTTCTACGTCCAACGGAATTCTTCATTCACCACAATTGGAAAAATTCCGTTCCATTCGGCTCAGGTGAACGAAGGAAATGCCATGGACTTGAATTCGGGAAATTTCACGGCACCGAGAaggggaatttattttttctctttcacgggAGTGTTAAGTTGTTCTTCTAGTTCTACTAGCTGTTATTTCCAAGTTGGCCTTTACTTAAACAATTTTCGAGTTTCATCCGCTGTTGTCTCATACAATCAAAGTCCATTGTCTCTCCAGTCGACCATGAACTTGATAAAAGGCGATCAAGTTTGGGTACAGATTGAATACATGACATCAGGAGCGTCTTTATATGATTATGGGACTAGTCAATATCCCCCCTATCCATGGACATTATATACCCACtacacccatttcacgggtttcatgttggaagaggaaattgtggcgtcaatttaa